A single genomic interval of Helianthus annuus cultivar XRQ/B chromosome 13, HanXRQr2.0-SUNRISE, whole genome shotgun sequence harbors:
- the LOC118485383 gene encoding uncharacterized protein LOC118485383 — MHEYCQELKVLADQLSNVDAPVDEQDLVLQTIAGLTEQYETVGTIIQNTKPLPSFIQVRSQLCMNETTKANQAIHSSQQAATALHVQSQPSSQPNYTAPQQHSSNSTRGRGRSRGRGRGRTSPHSNRSRGQPNHPAQSQHPYIIFPNNWATNQWASLLNNPYSPQPNHTPPCPYPSTPRPNNSQGILGPSPAQAHMATYSPTPTDIAQALYTLSMSQPSDTIGYMGTGATGHMEQPGSQDQGTYPTMQKLGRSLPPHHQLYQASHQTHCISWHYSRPLASTTWAPGRLFIAFVKV, encoded by the exons ATGCATGAATATTGCCAAGAACTTAAGGTTTTGGCTGATCAGTTGTCAAATGTTGATGCCCCGGTTGACGAACAAGATCTCGTCTTACAAACCATCGCCGGCCTCACCGAACAATACGAAACCGTTGGCACCATCATCCAAAACACCAAGCCTCTGCCCTCATTCATTCAGGTCCGTTCACAACTATGTATGAATGAAACCACAAAAGCCAACCAAGCAATCCACTCCTCTCAACAAGCCGCAACAGCCCTTCATGTCCAAAGCCAACCTTCTTCTCAACCCAACTACACCGCCCCACAACAACACTCATCAAACTCCACTCGTGGCCGTGGGCGATCTCGTGGTCGCGGTAGAGGCCGAACTTCACCTCACTCAAATCGCTCCAGGGGACAACCCAATCACCCGGCCCAATCCCAACATCCCTACATTATTTTTCCTAACAACTGGGCCACTAACCAATGGGCCTCCCTTCTAAACAATCCCTACAGCCCACAACCAAATCACACACCTCCCTGCCCTTACCCATCTACCCCTCGGCCCAATAATTCACAAGGGATTTTGGGCCCTAGCCCTGCACAGGCCCACATGGCAACGTACAGCCCAACACCCACCGACATTGCTCAGGCTCTCTACACCTTATCTATGAGTCAACCTTCTGATACTATCGGCTACATGGGCACTGGCGCTACTGGCCACATGGAACAACCCG gatctcaagaccAAGGAACCTATCCTACGATGCAAAAGCTCGGGAGATCTCTACCCCCTCACCACCAACTTTATCAAGCATCCCACCAAACCCACTGCATTAGTTGGCATTACTCAAGACCGTTGGCATCAACGACTTGGGCACCCGGGCGACTCTTTATTGCATTCGTTAAAGTCTAG
- the LOC110901583 gene encoding uncharacterized mitochondrial protein AtMg00810-like, which yields MKLSTCTNQWDFAIGNILIMCAASRSLYGLKQAPRAWYQRFTDFVVQHGFTQCKTDNSLFIYQHGHDVAYLLIYVDDILLTTSSDRLRQQLMSLLAGEFAMKDLGPLSYFLGISVTRTGDTLFLSQHAYDKDIIHHAGMDSCKSVATPVDTQSKLASEPDSLFDDPTTYRSLAGALQYLTFTRPDIAYAVQQVCMHMHSPCIAHWNALKHIIRYLQGTAEFGLHLRSSSALSIRAYTDADWAGCPDTRRSTSGYCVYLGDNLISWSSKRQSTIFRSSAEAEYRGVANVVAEICWLRNLLLELHRPLTKASLVYCDNVSAIYLTGNPVQHQRTKHIELDIHFDREHV from the coding sequence ATGAAATTGTCTACATGCACCAACCAATGGGATTTCGCCATCGGGAATATCCTGATCATGTGTGCCGCCTCAAGAAGTCTCTACGGCCTCAAGCAGGCTCCTAGAGCTTGGTATCAACGGTTCACTGATTTTGTTGTTCAACATGGATTTACTCAATGCAAGACGGACAATTCTCTATTTATCTATCAACACGGTCACGATGTTGCTTATCTCCTCATCTATGTGGATGACATCCTTCTCACCACCTCCTCTGACCGACTCCGTCAACAACTCATGAGTCTTCTTGCAGGTGAATTTGCTATGAAGGATTTGGGGCCCTTATCCTATTTCTTGGGCATCTCGGTTACCAGAACAGGGGACACGTTGTTCCTGTCCCAACATGCATATGACAAAGACATCATTCATCATGCAGGTATGGACTCGTGCAAATCTGTAGCGACCCCGGTAGACACACAGAGTAAATTAGCCAGTGAACCAGATTCATTATTTGATGACCCTACCACCTACAGAAGCTTGGCCGGTGCATTGCAGTACCTAACCTTCACAAGACCCGACATTGCATACGCGGTACAGCAAGTATGTATGCACATGCACTCCCCTTGCATAGCTCACTGGAACGCTCTTAAGCATATCATCCGGTACTTACAAGGCACTGCTGAGTTCGGCCTTCATCTCCGCTCCTCCTCGGCCCTCTCCATTCGTGCCTACACCGATGCTGATTGGGCAGGTTGCCCGGACACTCGTCGCTCTACATCCGGATACTGTGTCTATCTTGGAGACAACTTGATCTCATGGTCCTCAAAAAGACAATCCACCATCTTCCGTTCTAGTGCAGAGGCCGAATACCGTGGTGTTGCTAACGTAGTTGCAGAGATATGTTGGCTGCGAAACCTTCTTCTTGAGTTACATCGCCCTTTGACAAAAGCCTCCTTGGTTTACTGTGACAACGTCAGCGCCATTTACTTAACCGGCAACCCGGTTCAGCATCAGCGGACCAAGCACATTGAACTCGACATTCACTTCGACAGGGAACACGTTTAA